From a region of the Nitrospira sp. genome:
- the rpsS gene encoding 30S ribosomal protein S19: MPRSISKGAFVDDHLLKKVEQMNQARDKKLIKTWSRRSTVVPDMIGHTFAVHNGKKFIPVYVTENMVGHKLGEFAATRFFKGHGQAKSEKAVALK; encoded by the coding sequence ATGCCGCGCTCGATAAGTAAGGGTGCATTCGTCGATGATCATCTGCTCAAGAAGGTTGAGCAGATGAACCAAGCGCGCGATAAGAAACTGATCAAGACTTGGTCTCGCCGATCGACGGTCGTACCGGACATGATTGGTCATACTTTTGCTGTACACAATGGGAAGAAGTTTATCCCTGTGTATGTGACCGAGAATATGGTCGGACACAAACTGGGGGAGTTTGCCGCAACGCGCTTCTTCAAGGGGCACGGTCAGGCCAAGAGTGAAAAGGCGGTCGCGCTGAAATAG
- the rplB gene encoding 50S ribosomal protein L2 → MGLKNYRPTSAARRGMSAVTGEGLTKKRPEKSLTSFNLRTGGRNGYGEQTVRFRGAGHKRLYRKIDFRRDKFGIPAKVAALEYDPNRSARIALLHYRDGEKRYVLAPDGISIGQIVESGSEVEIRTGNALPLMNMPLGTTVHNIELKPGKGGQLIRSAGGSAQVMGRDGIYVQLRLKSGEMRKVLGACMATVGQVGNLDHENISVGKAGRKRWMGRRPHVRGVVMNPVDHPHGGGEGKSGQGNPHPVSPWGQPTKGYKTRQNKRTDKFIISRGKKK, encoded by the coding sequence ATGGGACTCAAAAACTATCGACCAACTTCGGCTGCGCGTCGCGGCATGAGTGCGGTGACCGGCGAGGGATTGACAAAGAAGCGACCGGAAAAGAGCCTCACCTCATTCAACCTGCGTACCGGTGGGCGCAACGGATATGGGGAACAAACTGTTCGATTTCGTGGGGCGGGGCATAAGCGGCTGTACAGGAAGATTGACTTTCGCCGTGACAAGTTTGGTATTCCCGCCAAGGTAGCTGCGCTTGAATACGATCCGAATCGCTCGGCGCGCATTGCGCTCCTGCACTATCGAGATGGAGAAAAACGCTATGTTCTGGCCCCCGACGGAATATCGATCGGGCAGATTGTTGAGTCTGGGTCTGAAGTTGAAATCCGTACGGGGAATGCCCTGCCGCTGATGAACATGCCTCTCGGTACGACCGTCCACAATATCGAGCTCAAGCCGGGTAAGGGCGGGCAGTTGATCCGGAGCGCCGGAGGAAGCGCCCAGGTGATGGGGCGCGACGGTATCTATGTACAGCTGCGTCTGAAGTCTGGGGAAATGCGAAAAGTACTGGGCGCGTGTATGGCGACGGTCGGTCAGGTGGGCAACCTGGACCACGAGAATATTAGCGTGGGGAAGGCCGGGCGGAAGCGATGGATGGGACGTCGCCCACATGTGCGTGGTGTTGTCATGAATCCGGTCGACCATCCCCACGGCGGTGGTGAGGGGAAATCCGGCCAGGGCAATCCTCATCCGGTCTCGCCTTGGGGGCAACCGACCAAGGGCTACAAAACCAGGCAGAACAAGCGCACGGATAAATTCATTATCTCGCGAGGAAAGAAGAAGTAG
- a CDS encoding 50S ribosomal protein L4: MPSVDVVDSTNRKVSTAELSSEVFSRTPNGPLVHEAVVMQRAGERQGTASTLRRGEVRGSGKKPWKQKHTGRARAGSVRSPIWRHGGSVFGPKPRSYGFSIPKGKYHRAIQTALSAKLSAGELVVVSDLGDAGGKTGTLEKLLLQLGVTQSVLIIPSAAGVDVIRRAAKNLSGVKVVTPEQVNVYDLLKYRSLVIAQPALERLQEIWV; encoded by the coding sequence GTGCCGAGCGTTGATGTCGTGGATAGCACAAATCGGAAGGTCTCGACCGCCGAACTCTCATCCGAAGTGTTCTCGCGAACACCGAACGGTCCGCTCGTGCATGAGGCCGTTGTGATGCAGCGGGCTGGAGAGCGACAGGGGACGGCCTCCACTCTTCGCAGGGGTGAAGTCAGAGGATCTGGGAAGAAGCCCTGGAAACAAAAGCACACCGGGCGAGCACGAGCGGGCTCAGTGAGGTCGCCCATATGGCGTCACGGTGGGTCGGTTTTCGGCCCCAAGCCGCGCTCGTACGGATTTTCCATTCCCAAGGGCAAATATCATCGGGCAATCCAGACCGCTTTGTCGGCCAAGTTGTCGGCAGGCGAGCTTGTGGTGGTCTCCGATCTTGGGGATGCGGGTGGCAAGACTGGGACGCTGGAAAAGCTTCTGCTGCAGTTGGGCGTCACGCAATCCGTGCTGATCATTCCGTCGGCCGCAGGCGTTGATGTCATCCGTCGTGCGGCGAAAAATCTGTCCGGTGTGAAAGTTGTGACGCCGGAGCAGGTGAATGTCTACGATCTGTTGAAGTATCGGTCGCTGGTGATTGCTCAACCGGCGCTTGAGCGGTTGCAGGAGATTTGGGTATGA
- the fusA2 gene encoding elongation factor G 2: protein MARQTPLERTRNIGIMAHIDAGKTTTTERVLYYTGVSHKMGEVHEGAATMDWMEQERERGITITSAATTCFWKDYRINIIDTPGHVDFTIEVERSLRVLDGAVAVFDSVQGVEPQSETVWRQADKYRVPRIAFMNKMDRVGADFYSSVQSVIDRLGANPVPIQIPIGREGEFRGAVDLVAMKGFFYDDETLGAKYEIRDIPDNLKEQAQQYREKMLDAVAEHDDQVMEKYLNGQSLTEAEVRRAIRAGTVALKIVPVICGSAFKNKGVQQLLDSVVEYLPSPLDIPPVVGVDPDSGKELTRSTSDDEPFSALAFKIMSDPFAGQLTYFRVYSGTLKTGTAVLNQTKSTRERVGRLLKMHANKREDIEVVYAGDIAAAVGLKSATTGDTLCDDKNPILLEVMKFPEPVIAMAIEPKTKQDQEKMGFALQKLAQEDPSFRVRTDEETLQTIIAGMGELHLEIIVDRLLREFKVEANVGKPEVAFRETIRRKAEAESKYIKQTGGRGQYGHVVLTVEPAESGKGLEFVNKIVGGAIPKEYIPAIEKGVKERMESGVVAGYPLRDVRVTVIDGSYHDVDSNEMAFKIAGSMGFSDACKKADPVLLEPIMKVEVLVPQEFMGDVIGNLNGRRGKVQGMKVRAGSQAIEATVPLMEMFGYATDLRSRTQGRATYSMEFDRYDQVPKQIAETIIAKYRGE from the coding sequence GTGGCCAGACAAACGCCTCTTGAACGCACCCGCAATATCGGCATCATGGCCCATATCGATGCCGGTAAGACCACCACGACCGAACGTGTTTTGTACTATACCGGTGTGTCGCACAAAATGGGTGAAGTGCACGAGGGTGCCGCGACAATGGACTGGATGGAGCAGGAGCGCGAGCGAGGTATCACCATTACCTCCGCGGCGACTACCTGCTTCTGGAAAGACTATCGGATCAACATCATTGATACACCCGGACACGTCGATTTCACGATCGAGGTCGAGAGGTCGCTCCGTGTCTTGGACGGGGCCGTGGCGGTCTTTGATTCGGTGCAAGGGGTCGAGCCGCAATCCGAAACGGTGTGGCGGCAGGCCGATAAGTATCGCGTTCCCCGCATCGCCTTCATGAATAAGATGGACCGGGTGGGGGCGGATTTCTACTCCAGTGTGCAGTCGGTAATCGATCGACTCGGCGCTAATCCCGTGCCGATCCAGATCCCAATCGGGCGCGAGGGGGAGTTCCGGGGGGCCGTCGATCTTGTCGCCATGAAGGGGTTCTTTTACGATGATGAGACGCTCGGTGCGAAATACGAAATCCGTGACATTCCTGACAATTTGAAGGAGCAAGCGCAGCAGTATCGCGAGAAGATGTTGGATGCCGTCGCGGAGCATGACGATCAGGTGATGGAGAAATACCTCAATGGTCAGTCGTTGACCGAGGCGGAAGTCCGGAGAGCTATTCGTGCCGGAACGGTCGCGCTGAAAATTGTACCGGTCATCTGTGGCTCGGCGTTCAAAAATAAGGGCGTGCAGCAACTGTTGGACTCCGTCGTGGAGTACCTCCCGAGCCCATTGGACATTCCGCCGGTGGTAGGTGTCGATCCGGACTCCGGCAAGGAGTTGACTCGGTCGACGAGCGATGATGAGCCCTTTTCTGCGCTGGCATTCAAAATCATGTCGGATCCATTCGCGGGGCAGTTGACGTATTTCCGTGTTTATTCCGGCACGCTCAAGACAGGCACTGCGGTCCTCAACCAAACCAAGAGCACCCGCGAACGCGTGGGGCGTCTATTAAAGATGCACGCCAACAAGCGCGAGGACATCGAGGTGGTGTATGCCGGTGATATCGCTGCTGCCGTGGGTCTCAAGAGCGCTACCACCGGGGATACACTGTGTGACGACAAGAATCCCATTCTCCTCGAAGTCATGAAATTCCCGGAGCCTGTTATCGCGATGGCGATTGAGCCCAAGACCAAGCAGGATCAAGAAAAAATGGGCTTTGCGCTTCAGAAGTTGGCCCAGGAGGATCCGTCCTTCCGAGTTCGTACCGACGAGGAAACGCTACAGACCATTATTGCCGGGATGGGTGAGTTGCACCTCGAAATTATTGTGGATCGATTGCTCCGGGAGTTTAAGGTTGAAGCAAACGTCGGGAAGCCTGAAGTGGCATTCCGTGAGACCATTCGTAGGAAGGCCGAGGCCGAATCCAAGTACATCAAACAGACAGGCGGTCGTGGCCAGTACGGGCACGTCGTCTTGACGGTTGAGCCAGCCGAATCCGGCAAGGGGCTGGAGTTCGTCAATAAAATTGTGGGTGGCGCGATTCCAAAGGAGTACATCCCGGCAATTGAAAAGGGAGTCAAGGAGCGGATGGAATCCGGGGTTGTCGCCGGGTACCCGTTGCGCGACGTGCGCGTGACGGTCATCGACGGCTCCTATCATGATGTCGACTCGAATGAAATGGCCTTCAAGATCGCCGGCTCCATGGGGTTTTCCGATGCATGCAAGAAGGCAGATCCCGTCCTGCTCGAGCCGATCATGAAGGTCGAAGTGCTGGTCCCTCAGGAATTCATGGGGGATGTCATTGGAAATCTCAATGGGCGTCGCGGCAAGGTGCAGGGGATGAAAGTGCGAGCCGGATCCCAGGCCATTGAGGCCACTGTGCCCCTCATGGAGATGTTTGGGTACGCAACGGACTTGCGCTCTCGTACGCAAGGGCGTGCGACATACAGCATGGAATTCGATCGGTACGATCAGGTGCCGAAGCAAATCGCGGAAACTATTATTGCCAAGTATCGGGGCGAATAG
- the rplW gene encoding 50S ribosomal protein L23, translating to MSIENGRILLRPLLTEKVTALRESQNTVAFVVAAKANRIQVKRAVEEMLKVKVDRVNLMNVMGKFKRLGRFGGKKPDWKKALVTLKKGEKLELYETV from the coding sequence ATGAGCATTGAAAATGGTCGAATCCTGCTGCGCCCACTGCTCACTGAGAAGGTGACGGCTTTGAGGGAGAGTCAGAACACGGTTGCGTTTGTGGTGGCCGCCAAAGCCAATCGGATTCAAGTGAAGCGCGCCGTCGAGGAGATGCTCAAGGTCAAAGTTGACCGCGTGAATCTGATGAACGTCATGGGCAAATTCAAGCGACTTGGCAGATTCGGCGGGAAGAAGCCGGACTGGAAAAAGGCCCTTGTGACTCTGAAGAAAGGCGAGAAGTTGGAGCTCTACGAGACGGTGTAG
- the rpsJ gene encoding 30S ribosomal protein S10, translated as MVRVDQRIRIRLRGFDYRVLDQSVAEIVETVKRSGAKVVGPIPLPTRIERVTVQRATHCDKKSREQFEVRTHKRLLDIMEPTPETMDSLMKLNLAAGVDVEIKL; from the coding sequence GTGGTCAGAGTAGATCAGCGAATTAGAATTCGGCTGCGGGGGTTCGACTACCGTGTGCTCGATCAGTCAGTGGCTGAGATTGTGGAGACTGTCAAGCGTAGTGGTGCCAAGGTCGTGGGACCCATTCCCTTGCCGACGCGTATCGAGCGGGTCACGGTACAGCGGGCGACGCACTGCGATAAGAAGTCTCGTGAGCAATTTGAAGTGCGGACCCACAAACGTTTGCTCGACATTATGGAGCCTACCCCGGAAACGATGGATTCGCTGATGAAGCTGAATCTTGCGGCCGGAGTGGACGTCGAAATCAAGTTGTAA
- the rpsG gene encoding 30S ribosomal protein S7: MPRGGGIVQRDTLPDTKYGDRLVGKFISTLMSKGKKSTAERIAYGAFDVIERKTSGDPMKVFRAAVDNVKPVVEVKSRRVGGASYQVPVEIRPTRRLSLALRWIAEFARSRSGKSMVEKLAAELMDASNNTGAAVKKREDVHRMAEANKAFAHYRW, from the coding sequence ATGCCTCGTGGTGGTGGAATAGTACAGCGGGATACGTTGCCCGATACGAAGTACGGAGACCGTCTGGTCGGGAAGTTCATCAGTACCCTGATGTCGAAGGGCAAAAAGAGCACCGCTGAGCGGATTGCCTACGGTGCCTTCGACGTGATTGAAAGAAAGACGAGCGGCGATCCGATGAAGGTGTTTCGTGCCGCTGTGGATAATGTGAAGCCGGTGGTCGAAGTGAAGTCGAGGCGTGTGGGTGGTGCCTCATACCAGGTTCCGGTTGAGATTCGTCCAACCCGTCGGTTGTCTCTTGCGCTTCGCTGGATAGCGGAGTTTGCCAGATCGCGCTCGGGCAAAAGCATGGTCGAAAAGCTCGCCGCAGAACTGATGGACGCCTCAAATAATACTGGCGCTGCCGTTAAAAAGCGCGAGGACGTCCACCGCATGGCGGAGGCCAATAAGGCCTTCGCGCACTATCGCTGGTAA
- the tuf1 gene encoding elongation factor Tu, with amino-acid sequence MAKAKFERKKPHVNIGTIGHVDHGKTTLTAALTKICADRGMAKFVSYDEVAKASESQGRRDATKIMTIAISHVEYETDKRHYAHVDCPGHADYVKNMITGAAQMDGAILVVSAADGPMPQTREHILLARQVGVPYIVVFLNKADKVDDPELLELVEVEVRELLSKYDFPGDKIPIVQGSALKAMEGDQGPLGVPAILKLLDAIDSYIPTPTRAIDKPFLMPIEDVFTISGRGTVVTGRCERGVVKVGDEIEIVGLKPTQKTVVTGVEMFRKVLDEGQAGDNIGVLLRGTKKEEVERGMVLAKGGSITPHTKFKAEVYVLTKEEGGRHTPFFNGYRPQFYFRTTDVTGVVQLNPGVEMVMPGDNVSLTAELISPIAMDVGLRFAVREGGKTVGSGVVTEILA; translated from the coding sequence ATGGCGAAGGCGAAATTTGAGCGGAAGAAGCCGCACGTCAACATTGGGACGATTGGGCACGTGGACCACGGGAAGACGACGTTGACGGCGGCGTTGACGAAGATCTGCGCGGACCGCGGGATGGCGAAGTTCGTGAGCTACGATGAGGTGGCAAAGGCGAGCGAGAGCCAGGGGCGGCGGGATGCGACGAAGATCATGACCATCGCCATCAGCCACGTGGAATACGAGACCGACAAGCGGCACTATGCGCACGTGGATTGTCCGGGGCACGCCGACTATGTGAAGAACATGATCACGGGGGCGGCGCAGATGGACGGGGCGATCCTGGTGGTCAGTGCGGCGGACGGGCCGATGCCGCAGACGCGGGAGCATATTCTGTTGGCGCGGCAGGTGGGGGTGCCCTACATTGTGGTGTTTTTGAACAAGGCGGACAAGGTGGACGATCCGGAGTTGTTGGAGTTGGTGGAAGTGGAAGTGCGGGAGTTGTTGTCGAAGTACGACTTTCCAGGGGACAAGATTCCCATTGTGCAGGGCAGTGCGCTCAAGGCGATGGAAGGGGATCAGGGTCCGTTGGGGGTGCCGGCGATTTTGAAGTTGTTGGATGCGATCGACAGCTATATTCCGACGCCGACGCGAGCGATCGACAAGCCGTTCTTGATGCCGATCGAAGACGTGTTCACGATTAGCGGGCGGGGGACGGTGGTGACGGGACGTTGCGAGCGGGGGGTGGTGAAGGTCGGGGATGAGATCGAGATTGTGGGGTTGAAGCCGACGCAGAAGACGGTGGTGACGGGGGTGGAGATGTTCCGCAAGGTGCTCGACGAGGGGCAGGCGGGGGACAACATCGGGGTGTTGCTGCGCGGCACGAAGAAGGAAGAAGTGGAGCGGGGGATGGTGTTGGCCAAGGGGGGCAGCATCACGCCGCATACGAAGTTCAAGGCGGAGGTGTACGTCCTGACGAAGGAAGAGGGTGGGCGGCACACGCCGTTTTTCAATGGGTATCGGCCGCAGTTCTATTTCCGGACGACGGATGTGACGGGGGTGGTGCAGTTGAATCCGGGGGTGGAGATGGTGATGCCGGGGGACAACGTGAGTCTGACGGCGGAGCTGATTTCGCCGATCGCGATGGACGTGGGGTTGCGCTTTGCGGTTCGCGAGGGCGGCAAAACGGTCGGCTCCGGCGTCGTCACCGAAATTCTGGCGTAG
- the rpoC gene encoding DNA-directed RNA polymerase subunit beta' has product MEGVYTLFEKPRDSVSFDSIRIRVASPEKIRSWSYGEVKKPETINYRSFKPEKDGLFCAKIFGPTKDWECNCGKYKRMKHRGIVCDKCGVEVIQSKVRRERMGHIELAAPVAHIWFLKGVPSRIGTLLDMSLKSLEKILYFESYVVVDPGMTSLSEKELVSEDRLRTLHDEHGANAFKVGIGAEAIRELLKRVDINTLWDDMHAKARTTASAAVKKKYAKRLKVLEAFRRSGNKPEWMIMDVIPVLPPELRPLVPLDGGRFATSDLNDLYRRVINRNNRLKRLIELKAPGVIIRNEMRMLQEAVDALFDNGRRGRAIRGPNKRPLKSLSDMLKGKQGRFRQNLLGKRVDYSGRTVIVVGPELRLNQCGLPKKMALELFKPFIFHKLEERGAATTIKSAKRLVEKERPEVWDVLDEVIREHPVLLNRAPTLHRLGIQAFDPVLVEGKAIRLHPLVCAAFNADFDGDQMAVHVPLSVEAQIEARVLMMSINNILSPASGKPIAVPSQDMVLGCYWLTKERAGARGEGKVFGSREEVRIAYDAREVDEHARIKVRINGTVTQTTVGRVILSEILPASLPFSYANQLMTKKEMTRLIDSVYRQTGHRDTVVFLDRIKATGFQYATKAGISICIDNMHIPTRKQELIGKAQQEVNEIERQYSDGLITNGERYNKVIDIWAHVTEQVAGEMMKELGAGGDPKKAESFNPIFMMADSGARGSAQQIRQLGGMRGLMAKPSGEIIETPITANFREGLTVLQYFISTHGARKGLADTALKTANSGYLTRRLVDVAQDVIVCEDDCGTGDGIVVTALVEGGEVIEPLEERILGRLAGEDIRDPVTGEVIISLNEEIDEENAKAVVEAGLDRVKIRSVLTCQTPRGVCRRCYGRDLARGRLVERGEPVGVIAAQSIGEPGTQLTMRTFHIGGTASKVVEQTVLEAKHAGHIKYLSFDAKKGADVHNHNVAVKNKEGEWVVMSRNAKIAILDETGREREKYPVVYGARIKIKDGAPVQVGQRLVEWDPYSLLILTEVGGRVAYGDVLEGVSMKEEVDEVTGLSRKVVIEHTGGNLRPRLSIKDDHGKTAKVSGATGVARYLLPVGAHILVEKGATVQPGDVLAKIPRETTKTKDITGGLPRVAELFEARKPKEHAVISEIDGEVSFGGFVKGMRKVIVDNKLGDIKEYFIPKGKHVNVHEGDWVRAGEPLMDGSANPHDILDVLGPKELQKYLVDEVQDVYRLQGVSINDKHIEIIVRQMLRKVRIEDPGDTEFLPGSQVSKVAFESENEKVLQKDGRPALGKPVLLGITKAALTTESFVSAASFQETTRVLTEAAINGKDDRLWGLKENVIVGRLIPAGTGFLEYRDTFVIAPKKEEELSPATEAPVALVPEGGSAV; this is encoded by the coding sequence CGGAGAAGGACGGCCTATTCTGCGCCAAAATTTTCGGTCCGACGAAGGATTGGGAATGCAATTGCGGTAAGTACAAGCGGATGAAGCATCGAGGCATCGTGTGCGACAAGTGCGGCGTCGAAGTCATTCAATCGAAGGTTCGGCGCGAGCGCATGGGGCATATCGAACTGGCAGCGCCAGTGGCGCACATCTGGTTCCTCAAGGGGGTGCCCAGCCGCATCGGGACGCTTCTCGACATGAGCCTCAAGTCGCTCGAAAAGATTCTCTATTTTGAAAGTTATGTTGTGGTGGATCCGGGCATGACCTCCTTGAGCGAAAAGGAATTGGTCAGTGAGGATCGCCTGCGCACTCTGCACGATGAGCATGGGGCCAATGCTTTCAAGGTTGGCATCGGTGCCGAAGCCATTCGCGAGCTTCTTAAGCGGGTAGATATCAATACCCTGTGGGACGATATGCATGCCAAGGCCAGAACAACCGCCTCGGCAGCAGTTAAAAAGAAATACGCGAAGCGTCTTAAAGTATTGGAGGCGTTTCGTCGGTCCGGAAACAAGCCCGAGTGGATGATTATGGACGTCATCCCCGTGTTGCCGCCGGAATTGCGTCCGTTGGTCCCCCTCGACGGTGGTCGATTCGCCACGTCGGATCTCAACGACTTGTATCGTCGGGTCATCAACCGCAATAACCGTCTGAAGCGGTTGATCGAGCTCAAGGCTCCGGGCGTGATCATTCGCAACGAAATGCGTATGTTGCAAGAGGCTGTTGACGCGCTGTTTGACAATGGGCGACGCGGTCGCGCCATCCGCGGTCCCAACAAGCGCCCGCTCAAGTCATTGAGCGATATGTTGAAGGGCAAACAGGGGCGATTCCGACAGAACTTGCTCGGTAAGCGGGTCGATTATTCTGGCCGGACCGTGATTGTCGTGGGCCCGGAACTCCGGCTCAACCAGTGCGGATTGCCCAAAAAAATGGCGCTTGAATTGTTCAAGCCGTTTATCTTTCACAAGCTGGAGGAGCGCGGCGCCGCCACCACCATCAAGAGTGCGAAGCGTCTGGTCGAAAAGGAGCGTCCGGAGGTATGGGATGTTCTCGACGAAGTAATTCGCGAGCATCCCGTGCTGCTGAATCGCGCGCCGACCTTGCATCGTCTCGGCATCCAGGCCTTCGATCCAGTGCTGGTCGAGGGCAAAGCCATTCGGTTGCATCCCCTGGTCTGTGCCGCATTCAACGCAGACTTCGACGGCGACCAAATGGCGGTTCACGTGCCGCTGTCGGTCGAGGCGCAGATTGAAGCGCGCGTGTTGATGATGTCGATCAACAATATTCTCTCGCCGGCAAGTGGCAAACCGATTGCCGTACCTTCTCAGGACATGGTCTTGGGCTGCTATTGGTTGACGAAGGAACGCGCAGGTGCTCGGGGCGAAGGCAAAGTTTTCGGGTCGCGCGAAGAGGTGCGAATTGCTTACGACGCCCGTGAAGTGGACGAGCATGCACGAATCAAGGTGCGCATTAACGGCACCGTGACGCAAACGACCGTCGGCCGAGTAATTCTGAGCGAGATCCTTCCTGCCTCGTTGCCGTTCAGTTATGCCAATCAGCTCATGACGAAAAAAGAAATGACCCGCCTGATCGACTCGGTCTATCGGCAAACCGGTCATCGGGACACGGTCGTGTTTCTCGATCGTATCAAGGCAACGGGATTCCAATATGCCACGAAGGCGGGCATTTCGATCTGCATCGACAATATGCATATTCCGACACGAAAGCAGGAGTTGATCGGGAAGGCGCAGCAGGAGGTCAACGAAATTGAGCGGCAGTACAGCGACGGCTTGATCACCAACGGGGAACGCTACAACAAGGTGATCGATATCTGGGCGCACGTCACGGAACAGGTCGCGGGCGAGATGATGAAAGAGTTGGGAGCTGGCGGAGATCCGAAGAAGGCCGAGTCGTTCAACCCGATATTCATGATGGCGGACTCTGGGGCGCGGGGTAGTGCACAGCAGATCCGCCAGCTTGGTGGCATGCGAGGATTGATGGCCAAGCCGTCCGGCGAAATCATCGAGACCCCGATCACGGCTAATTTCCGCGAGGGATTGACCGTGTTGCAGTATTTTATTTCGACCCACGGCGCGCGCAAGGGCTTGGCGGATACCGCGCTTAAGACGGCGAATTCCGGATACTTGACACGCCGCCTTGTCGATGTGGCGCAGGACGTCATCGTCTGCGAAGACGATTGCGGAACCGGCGACGGCATTGTGGTGACGGCTCTCGTCGAAGGGGGTGAAGTGATCGAGCCCCTGGAGGAGCGCATTCTCGGCCGTTTGGCGGGCGAGGACATTCGCGACCCGGTGACCGGCGAGGTCATCATCAGTCTGAACGAAGAAATCGATGAAGAGAATGCCAAGGCGGTCGTCGAAGCCGGCCTTGATCGCGTGAAGATCCGGTCGGTGTTGACCTGCCAGACTCCGCGAGGCGTCTGCCGCCGATGCTATGGAAGAGATCTGGCGCGTGGTCGATTGGTGGAGCGCGGTGAGCCGGTGGGAGTGATTGCGGCGCAATCGATCGGTGAACCCGGCACTCAGCTCACGATGCGAACCTTCCACATCGGAGGTACAGCCAGCAAGGTTGTCGAGCAGACCGTGTTGGAGGCCAAGCATGCCGGCCACATCAAGTACTTGAGTTTTGACGCAAAGAAGGGCGCCGACGTCCACAACCACAATGTCGCGGTCAAGAACAAGGAAGGCGAGTGGGTGGTGATGAGTCGCAACGCGAAGATTGCGATTCTTGACGAAACTGGACGCGAGCGCGAGAAGTACCCGGTGGTGTATGGGGCCCGCATCAAGATCAAGGATGGAGCGCCGGTCCAAGTGGGGCAACGTCTCGTGGAATGGGATCCCTATTCATTGCTCATTCTGACGGAGGTCGGAGGGCGGGTAGCCTACGGAGATGTGCTGGAAGGCGTGTCGATGAAGGAGGAGGTCGACGAAGTCACCGGCCTCTCGCGGAAAGTCGTGATTGAGCACACGGGCGGTAACTTGCGGCCTCGGTTGTCCATTAAAGACGATCACGGTAAGACAGCAAAGGTTTCGGGGGCTACTGGGGTGGCTCGATATCTGCTGCCGGTCGGCGCCCATATTTTGGTGGAAAAGGGGGCGACGGTGCAGCCCGGGGACGTCCTGGCAAAGATCCCGCGCGAGACGACAAAAACCAAGGACATTACCGGTGGTCTGCCGCGCGTGGCCGAGCTGTTCGAAGCGCGCAAACCGAAGGAACATGCGGTCATCAGTGAAATCGATGGCGAAGTGTCCTTCGGCGGATTCGTCAAGGGCATGCGGAAGGTCATCGTCGACAACAAGTTAGGCGACATCAAGGAGTACTTCATTCCAAAGGGAAAGCACGTGAATGTGCACGAGGGGGATTGGGTCCGTGCCGGTGAGCCGCTTATGGATGGTTCCGCGAACCCACATGACATCCTCGATGTGTTGGGCCCCAAGGAGTTGCAGAAGTATCTGGTCGACGAAGTCCAAGACGTGTACCGGTTGCAGGGTGTGTCGATCAACGACAAGCACATCGAAATTATCGTGCGCCAGATGCTGCGGAAAGTTCGGATCGAAGATCCGGGAGATACGGAATTCTTACCCGGTAGTCAGGTCAGCAAGGTCGCCTTTGAGAGTGAAAACGAAAAGGTGCTCCAAAAAGACGGCAGGCCCGCGCTGGGAAAGCCGGTCTTATTGGGTATCACCAAGGCGGCGTTGACCACCGAGAGCTTTGTGTCGGCTGCTTCGTTCCAGGAAACGACGCGAGTTCTCACGGAGGCCGCCATCAATGGCAAAGACGATCGACTCTGGGGCCTGAAGGAAAATGTTATCGTGGGACGTTTGATCCCGGCGGGAACCGGATTCTTGGAGTATCGGGACACGTTTGTCATTGCCCCGAAGAAGGAGGAGGAGCTTTCGCCAGCCACTGAAGCGCCTGTTGCGCTTGTACCCGAAGGGGGATCAGCGGTTTGA
- the rplC gene encoding 50S ribosomal protein L3: MTQIYGDGNTLIPVTVIEAGPCRVVQVKTADRDGYEAVQLSFGDVKADRLSKAERGHFKASQGAPQRHLREFKKMGEVSLGQVVKADVFKPGEFVDVIGVSKGKGFQGVVKRHHYGGGPETHGSMFHRHPGSIGSSSFPSRVWKNKALPGHLGSDRVTAQRLKVVEARPDENLLFVRGSIPGSENGIVVVRKSKKG; this comes from the coding sequence ATGACGCAGATTTACGGCGATGGGAATACTCTCATTCCTGTGACGGTGATTGAGGCAGGTCCTTGCCGGGTCGTTCAAGTGAAGACTGCGGATCGCGATGGGTACGAGGCCGTGCAGCTGTCGTTTGGGGACGTCAAGGCTGACCGCTTGTCGAAGGCGGAACGTGGACATTTCAAGGCCTCTCAGGGTGCACCGCAGCGACATCTGCGAGAGTTCAAGAAGATGGGTGAGGTGTCTCTCGGTCAAGTCGTGAAGGCCGACGTTTTTAAGCCCGGTGAGTTTGTAGATGTGATCGGCGTATCCAAGGGCAAAGGGTTTCAGGGCGTCGTGAAGCGGCATCACTATGGGGGAGGACCGGAAACGCACGGATCAATGTTTCACCGGCATCCTGGATCCATCGGCAGCAGTTCGTTCCCATCTCGAGTTTGGAAGAACAAGGCCCTGCCGGGGCATTTGGGGAGCGACCGGGTCACTGCCCAGCGGTTAAAGGTCGTGGAGGCGCGGCCCGACGAGAACCTCTTGTTTGTCCGCGGTTCGATTCCCGGTTCGGAAAACGGCATTGTGGTCGTGAGAAAGTCGAAAAAGGGGTAA